One part of the Cygnus atratus isolate AKBS03 ecotype Queensland, Australia unplaced genomic scaffold, CAtr_DNAZoo_HiC_assembly HiC_scaffold_92, whole genome shotgun sequence genome encodes these proteins:
- the LOC126913783 gene encoding beta-keratin-related protein codes for MSTASQGQLPPPPDMSCYSPCLPAASGPAPLANSCNEPCVLRCADSSVAIQPSPVLVTLPGPILSSFPQSTAVGSTASAAVGSSLSASSVPISAGGSLGLGGFGWSGLGRGLCGPLGRGNLFC; via the coding sequence GGTCAGCTCCCTCCTCCACCAGACATGTCGTGCTACAGCCCTtgcctgccagctgcctccGGCCCAGCCCCGCTTGCAAACAGCTGCAACGAGCCGTGTGTCCTCCGGTGTGCTGACTCCAGCGTTGCGATCCAGCCCTCGCCAGTCCTGGTGACGCTGCCGGGCCcaatcctcagctccttccctcaGAGCACAGCCGTGGGATCCACAGCATCGGCTGCCGTGGGGAGCTCGCTCAGCGCTAGCAGCGTGCCCATCAGTGCCGGGGGCTCCCTGGGCCTGGGGGGCTTTGGGTGGTCAGGGCTGGGCCGTGGGCTCTGCGGACCTCTAGGACGGGGCAATCTCTTCTGCTAA